From the Papaver somniferum cultivar HN1 chromosome 2, ASM357369v1, whole genome shotgun sequence genome, the window TTCACCTGTCAGTCTATATCGATTGGCTTGTATGGTTAAAGATACAAACTCACTTCCTTCCTTCTTAATTgtatgaaaatgattttctatgtcGCATATAGCACGACGACTCGGATTTACGGGTGTGACTGCAGAACCTGTCGTGAATAACCGCCCAGAAATCcacccatggatagtttgctgaagcaagttgaataaataaaaaaacatagtttctgcaaatagattcatcttcttctttagtatacGGAGCGCGCCGAACTAACAAGGGACGAGACATGTTCAAGAAGGTGAAaattttgttgaagttgaagaatttttttaagctcagagaagagtaaagaagactagatgtgtgaatgtgaatttggagttgaaatgaggagtatttatagaactcaaagattatagccgttagatcacaagagtttCCAGCCGTCTAGATTCAGCCGTTGGCGCTTCTATGGAAAACGAGGCGCTGGAAGGACAAGCTCTGGCGCTCTAATCAAGAACGCGCGCTGCAAAGACAAGCAACAACGTTGTTGTCTCAAACGCGGGCGTTTGAGGCAAGCTCGCCAGTCCAATCATGAAACACCCGCTACATCCtccaactcaatgaacaaaccaacaaatttattgatttgaacatccatttttcatttttgttaagTCCATAGTGGAAgtaaaatgaacaaacttgatgGTTTGTTCATTTCATACGAACTGCTCCAGATAATTTCAAATTAGATGAGTCAGGTACCCACGAGTTAATTGAGCTAAAAAGAAAATCTCTTTtctaaaatgaaaagaaatggaGATGAAAAAAGACCACTCCCTGGTGCTAGACCCCAATGAATGAACAGAAATGGCGATTTCGTAGTTGACCAAAACTTTGAAGTGGGATTCTTTCATGTAAATGACTGGCCACCCAATAACTTAGAAAAAATCATCATCACCTCGTCTTTACTAAAAGGTAAAATTAACTTGGTTATTATAATATTATTATCAACAACATCAATcctaatcaaacaaacaaacaaaaactgTCAGTGAAGCTTATTTATGGCGGAATTTTGTAAATCAATGTAAACTAATATATTGTCGGATTAAGTCTATTCTCCCATAATGGAATTGACGTAGTAGATTTACAAATTGGAATATTTGGAACATTGAACGGTAGACGAAAATATTGCCAAATTTTGAGGTAAGCTCTATATATTCTAAGAGTGTCTATTTTTGTCACAGTGCCGGAAATTGAACTTGACTTTGATCAATTTCTTGCCTAACCACTCATGAGTCATGAGCTAAATCTTCATACCGCCTAGACAAATAAGGTAAAAGAAgacaaatattttctttcatcATATAATCTCTCACAGACCTTTTCAATACACATCTTGTGACACTAATGCTAGTTCCATGCACATTCAATCCGTAAAACACCAAAAGAATATAATAATTTTACACAAATGCATGTTGAAATATATTTTCACCTTTTCTTGACTGAAATTGAAGTCCATGTGGAAGCCGTGTGGAAATTTCATTTACggataaaaaaaatatagaacCTATCTATGAGTATTATCATGGCCCCCACGGCTGGACCACATTCTCGACCACACTTGACTCTTGAGCACGTTTGCGGCCATGGATATTGTGGACACACGACCCAGTGAAAATACCAGGACCCTCAGCTCGTTGATTCCTCTGAACGTTGATATTTTTGGCATGTTTATGATAGTTGTCATTGTTTAGATGTGGTTAAATTTTTCCCACTTGTAAGAGAATAAAAGACGAGGTATTGAGATGGGTTGAATAGCATCTTCCATTCTGCGTTTGGGACTACGAATGAAACCATATCGTGCTTTATTTGGATTTCCTCTTGAAGGTCCATCATAACATATAAGGATGAAATTTGGATCACGCAGAAAATTACCCCATTCTCATTTTTCTTTCCATCGACAAACGTAAAAATTCATTAAAAAGCTTACAGGGAGTAAGCAAAATCCAAAGCAACAGAAACTACAATCCTCAGACAGACCATACCCAAATACAGAGAATCAGTCTAAACCAGCGAAAACAAAGGGAACAACCAAGAAAAAAAAGCTACCAATAGATAAAACTTCCCTGCCCAGACTCTAGGAAAGTTAAATTACAAAAAATTGTCCCCATCTGGACTGAGAAATTGGGtcaattgtccaaatatttttaaaacatggttataatggacgagtaaaaattagtatgggttaGATGGacaccaaataaaaatagaaagaatgaatctggattcattcgggcttaaacttaaaaaatagcgagggtgaaactggatgcatccggatgtaaattaaaaaataaaaaaaaatatttcaaaatgggtagaatgaaactgtttacatcctgattatttttacattcccgtccatttaaacagtatcaaattttacatgtctttttcacccaaaaattgttgttattgggttaattgaccaattttgtgatctTGGATTTCACATTTTTTGGAGAAATCCTCTTCAAAGCTTCTAAATTTTTGCACCAATAGTAAGATTGTGCTTTCACTTTGATGATGACCTGTTGCACTTCAAATAACTCCCCATTAAAGATTAAATCATTCCTAGACATCCAAATAGTCCATGCAATCTTAACAAAAAGAAACGGGTAACTACCCCCTTCTAGCCATAGTCTATGGCGAGTTCTATACCAACCCTAGTTCGTAACAGGGTAGGAAACGAGTTCGATTTCCGGTTGCTGGAAGAAAGATAAAGTCTGACCTGCCAAAGCGTGAGTCATGACTCATGACTGACCTCTCGTCGACCATAATTGATGTGAGTTATGGACTATACGGTCGTTTTGGCTCTATGATGGGACTCTTGAGAATCTTTAAACATTATTTATGGGATAACTTCTTGCCTACTGGCTACTAGGATGTTTTATTTGTCTACGGAAATTGTAGGAATTCTCAATCCATACTAAAAAAAGTTTTTGACTTCGATGTTTCTTTATCCACCGGCGTCTGGCTTGTCAGGGATATCTTGACTCCAAACTTCTCTTAAGagtaagtcttatggtggaatccaaactattccaagtgtgaaaaaatcatgaaatgtcaagtctagtAGTGGTtttcaagttggggtcttccacaaaaaatccaagtAAGGTTCCGCGGTTTGTGggatccatctgaacgccaataaaaatagcgttaaacgcaattaagaatggagctaaaaaaaacgcaattaagaattgcgttttttttatccgtagatttaaaatgagttgttgaaatctaacggctgaaaaaaaaaccTTCAtttttaattgcgtttttttagctccattaaaaaTAGCTTTTTTACTATTCCACCATTCCatttgcgcttccatccacaattTTAAgtactgaggtggcgtggaagatggatggattccaccataaaacttACTCTAATGAGAAAAGTGAAACCTTATCTTATCCAAAGCATCCAACAAAACTTTAGTCATAGTAATAGTATACGCCGATGTTTTACAACCAAGCCGGAAAGAAACGCATTCACAGCCGAATTAGCGATTCAAATCATGTCATGATGATCGtcgtacaaaaaaaataattagaaaattttCTTTCGTAACAGTAAATAACTAACAATTAATTATAGAATATAAACAAATTATATTGACTTACGATTGACTTATTTAGGCAGACATCTTAGTCATGCGTTCACACTTCATCGACTAATCGTGATTGTGGTTGAGTGACACTAATTTCATTTTTAAGTCAAAAGTAGATCTTTAAATTACTTATCGACTTTAGTactaaagcaatcaatatctacACTAATATTTTACCTATAACGATGGATAATTATGCTAAGGTCAATCggcaattaattatttatttcttGGGGAAAACAATTGCCAATTAATGTTAGTATGGCAGTACCATGGAGTATACTCATCAGGTAAAACCGACCACTTTTCTAGGTAACTAGTACAACTGCGGTCAATGTGGGAGGGTCGAATGAAGAAGAATCCAAAGACGGGTATGTCTGTGACTACTTTCGTCTCGTTTCAAAAAAAGAGATATTTTTGCCTTGTTTcataaaaagtgatatttttgttcAGTTTCAGAAAAATAATACTTTCTTCCCGTTTAAGAAAAtttgatactttcgctccgtttcagaaacggggcaaaagtatcacttttacTGAAACGGAATGTGCAAGTATCATTTTTCcagaaacggaaaattagttgatccataaaccaaaatatggttgtatgatgtgttatgcatcctttgtggtggtttgcataatgactatgtaatcaattttcgaaaattgcgtttaaagtgaaagtatcacttttcttgaaatggagggagtacatacataattttttgttttttttgaagctTGTACATACTTTTTGTTAGTTAGaatggaaaattagttgatgtataaaccaaaatatggctacataaaatATTATGTAATCTTTGTGgaggtttgcataatggatatacaaaatgaatttttcttaaaaactctaaatttgataggttatttgatgtttgatacttacattttgtccaatattagtgtttggtctaacatttgcccAACTTAGTATTTGGTACCTGGACTTGACATTGACCTTCTTTGACTAGGTTTTAATTAAGTTTGCAAAATAAATTATATTGAGTTACAAATGTACCCTTGTTGTGGCTTAGGATCCAACAACTCTCTGATAAACCAATGAACTGACGGTCCTGATGATTTGAGAACACTCGTTCTTTTCTCAAAACCAGTCGCATTACTGCTGCTGCTCTTTTATATCCATTTCAAAAACCTTCATTGTTGTTCCTGATTTTATACCTATGGTAGAGAAGAAAACTTAGATGACGTTAAGGCATAGTAGTGATGGAATTGAACTTAAATCTGGAAAAATCTGATTCCGTGGAGAACATCTGGTAAATCAGAAACTTCCACCTAAAGTCAAAATCATAATCTAGGGTTTTGTTATAGGAGTAATGGCGTCTTCTTTTTTTGACCAAATTGGTGAAAAAAACAAACGTTTGAAGAAATTGTTTCCTCCCTTAAAACTTGCTCATCGAAAAATTATTGCTCTGCTTCTCCATCTCTTAGCAAATCGGAAAGTAAACATTAAATTTTGTGATAAACATTAAAAAGTTCTGGGCATATTTCGATTCGGTTTATTTACAAAGTTGAATGAACAAGTGTAACTGAAATTAGGGCAAAAATTGAAGGATGCTTGGGTTGATTTGTATAAAAGGTATGTAATTGAGCTTAAACTCATGACAGAGGGATACTGTTTACATAAAATTCAATGAGAATTTGGGGATAAGAGATGAGCAAGTGTGATTGAGATAAATTACATGGTTAGATCCAAGATTGAATGATTACTTTTGAAGATTTTGGTTGAAATTGGTGTATAATTCTATTATGGATGAATTTAATTTATTAGTGGATGAATTTTGAATTTACTTTGTTGATCGTGTAATCGACTTAGTACCGCTGTTCTTTCTCAATGGAGTTTGCAATATTTATTCGACTGTGGAGGTGGAAGAAGAAAGTACAGAGTCATGTCCATGTTAAGAGAAAAGTAAAGGGTATTATAATAAACTCGTATAATAATTtcattttatataaatttttataATAATTTCTAAACAGAAATCAAAACTTAACTTAGTCAACGAGAGTCAACGTTATTTTCATGTACCAACCCCTAAATTGGACAAAAGTTAGACCAAATACTAATGTTGGACAAAACttaagtaccaaacaccaattaacccaatttgatattgttgtttgtccTCATTGCGtaaatttttttataacctttccagtgagataaaatttgtaaaatttcaaggcacgaattttggatatgttatattaaagttttctTTCCAAATATACCTCCTAAAAGAATAAGATACATAAGGAAAACAAGGATACataaggaattatgtgaaaaagctTCACCAAAAAAATACCTCACCAAattcaatctttttatcaaattgaatatttttgtcaggtttcaatttacaaaaaaatggccataaaagggactcccttcTTTCGGGCCGTTCGATCGGTCGGTCAGCCCAATTAAGTACCTTATGATTCAAGCTTACCTACCTTGGTTTTGGCATTGCAAGCTTgctatgaaaaagaagaacatttttttttggtttatacACGTTTTTTGATATGGAAATATTTAGCCAAAGGTTTAGGAGGACCACGTGGATTAGATCGAGCAGCTGGAGCGCCTCAAATAGCATGGAGTATCGATCAGTGGCGGATTAAGATTCTGCGTAAGGCTAAAGAGCACGTTCGCCTTCTCTTGACTCGTCTGGATCTgattgaaatcacctgactcTATTAAACTCTgattcaatatgtttgttttttgaatCAGATCTAACTCAAAAATATGTGTCAGTGGTTTGTTCCTATAAGTTACGGGTATTTTATTACCTGATTTTAACAGATCTGAATTAGAGGTTAGGTTTGACTAAGATCACGAATCAGACGTGATTCAAAATAAAAAGCAAACGATCTGAATCGAACTGAATTAGAGGCCGAATCAGATATAGACCCCGAGTCAGCAGAAAGCAAACATGCTCTTAGGGGCCGAAAGATAAAACCAAAGATGAGTTTGCGCGGGTATGGCTCTGGCATGGGATGGGATCTTACTAATGATGAGTGTGTAAAGAGAAACCATGACTGGCATGATTTTGGCCACTCAAGCTACAAGTTCATGGCCACTATACGTGTTTATGGTAGTGTTTATGTTGCCATTTATTCACCGTCTCTTTTATTACCGTGAAACACAATGATCGGTCAGTGTCTTACTGTCGAAATTGTATTGGTGATTAAGGTGGAAGAAGAAACAAAGAACAAGACAGAAGCTATAGAACTGGTCAATCACTGGTGGTGGGTCGTGGCAATGTTTACGAGTACTCTGTATCTGTTGACGACTTcacactatcttttctttgtgtcCATATGTACATGAATCTGTCATCATCTCTAAGATAATATCTGTTCTGTTTTGTTCATATGGAGTTTAGCCATAATGTCAAAACAGTAGCACTcaaaccttttagggtttggatatttttttaggatttggatcgAAGTTCAGATGTACAAGCTAATCAATCTATGGGTTGCAAATCTATATACTCTACAACAATGCATATGCACTACATTAGGAAGCCACGGCGATGGTTATTAAAGTAGTGGGGAAGGTATCTTTATGAATCATCATCTAGCAATGAACTTTGCAACGGTTAATCTCCCTTTATTCTACTTTTGCTAACTTTCTTTTGCCGGACAATATGGATTGATGTCGGGATTTATCACCTTGTAGCCGCATTGAGGTGAATATTATATGAAAAGTGCCTATTTGACTCTGTTCTTTGCTTTTCTTTTTCTCAATTACACGGGTATACTTAAATAATGCCCCCTTTTATATAAAAGTTCCACACATGCATGTCACGAGCAGTTAAATGTCGACCCCAAAAAAGAGCATATAGTGCTAAGCCAAATGCAAGACATTTCCGATGCTTGTGATTATTGAGGTGTTTTATGAATCGACATAGCTATGTTTTTCAGTCAACCAAGCCATAAAATTCTTTCAATTTCGTGTTATATATATTTTGGAATTGCTCGAACATAAACTTTAAATCAAGAATAAATAAGTAGTAGAAAATTGTACCGACTTGCGATTGACTTGAGGCACATATAATACTGTACAACCATTAATTTCAGCTTCGAATTGCTTAATGGAATCGGAAACAAAGGAATAACCCCTCTGGCATCTGTTTCTTCTTGATGGCTTAAAGGAAACGGAAAGGATGTGTATGGGGTCGTTGATTTGGATGCGAGTCATCATTACATTTAGACAATATAAGTGAAACaaaatggaatttttatttttttttcttttgcgaaATTGTTTGGATTGTCACTGTACATTCTCGAGTCTCGACCAACTTGTACGAGTATAGTTATATTGCTATCCACGTTGTTGATGCAACAGTGCCACAAATCAAACAAATATCCCTGATTTGACTGATCGACCCACGTTATCCTTTTGTTAGTTTAGAGGCTATCACTTATTTTCCACCAGAAATTACAAAAAATCAGTTTCGCAAATCTAgacatttttgaattttttgtggtTCGTATGCACAGCGATGATCATTGTGCACCTGAGTTAAGAACCCAGATTCCGAACTTTAAATGCTGGAGGCGTCGGCCTGTCCTCCGGTCCAGGTGCAAAGTGAAGTGCACAAATTTGCCAATATTTTTGTATGATAATGAAATTTAATTGAACCTAGTGTCGTTCCACCACTATCACGATTAGTCAGTGTGAACCTAATATTATACTACGATTAAATTGCTTATCGACATGAGCACTAAGCAATCAAAATAATGTTAGTATGATATACGCATCGGAGAATATGAACCCCTTTTCCTAGTAATCATGCACATGATTGATGTCTATATATTAAGTCACACTGATTCAGTAGCGGCGTCGCATTTTCTTAAGTTTTGGACATAATTAACAACTGACCTCATTTGTTGAGACATGGCTCCGGCGCTCTACAGTGCGATGGACTTTAGGCTAAGTTGTATACTATGTTACTATGCATCTTGGGCATGATGATTTTAAAGGGAACCGATGACTGCTGTGACTTCAGCCACTCAAGCTAGCTGCATACTCGTGTAAGTTGGTGATCACTTATACACCTGTTTCTGTTACGGTAAAGCCATGAACTACAATGGCCGGTCATTATTTTACCGTATGTTTGTTAAAATTGTACTGCTGATTAAGATGGAGGGAAAAAAAAGAACAGGACAGAAGCTATAGAACTGGTCACCGGTGGGTCGTGGCAATGTTTACGATCAATCTGTATTTGTTGACGACTTcacactatcttttctttgtgtcCATATAAGTACATGAATCTGTCATCATCTCTAAGATAATATCTTTTCTGTTTTGTTCATAAAGTGTTAACGATGATGTCAAAACAGTAGGACTCAGAACTTTTAGGTTTTGGATTCTGTTTTAGGATTTGGATCGAAGTTGTAATCTATGGGTTACAAAATCTAGATATTCTACAACAATGCATATGCACCACAAGAGTAAGCCACGGCGATGGTTATTAAAGTAGTGGTTAAGAATGGCAATGATGAATATCATAGTCTACCTATTATCTTTGCAATGAGTACGTCCCCTTATTCTACTTTTGCCAGACAATGTGGATTGATGTGGGGATTTATAGTCATGTAGCCGCATTGAGATGAATACTATATAAAGAATGGCAATTTTAATGTTTTGACTGtgtatattttatttaatttcctCTTTAACATTTTTGCACTTAATACAATAATTAGTACGGCATTCACTGCAACGTTCACAAAGACTAGATAGTTACAGCAAAATACCAAAACGGTAGAAAATGTGACTATAATTGAAGTGCACAACAACATAACATGAGAGAATTACACCCTCTTGTTTCTTGCTGCCATTGGTGGTCTTGCAGTGAGATTAACTGATAACAACGATGTTGTATCGAGTCCATTCAGAATACAGAGTATAGTAAAAACCATGAAAGGTCCATAAAAAACACTTACAAGCTTAGGTGAACCCTTTCCCGATCCTATCAATTCCGACAATATTGCAACCTAAAAACAACATGACTCGAATCAAAATTTACATATATTCGGTGTCGAACTAATTTAAAGATATGggtaagaaaatacataccaagcTAGTAGAAGCAGAAACGCCATAAGCCAAgcaagtctttttcacccaagaTCTTTTCTTGAGAAACCCATAGACACTAGCAATAGCGAGAggccattgaagaagaagttcaACCCAAGCTAGTCCAACACGAAAATGGGGCTTCTCAGACATCAAATAATCATTGTTTTCTTGTATGTATTTTGAAACCAAGTCGACAAGGAATTTAGGAAAGAATTCAGTGGGTAAAATTATTTGACCATTCAACAATGGAATTTGTAGTGAAAGGAGAAGAAAGTATATGAAGAGGAATCCATTGATTAGCTTCTGGAGAagcattttctttctttttttctctgaAATCTGAATCTGTTGCACGGCTCTCTGTGATGGTGGTGTGTTCAATACAGAAGGTTGCGCAGATTCTGCAGCAGACATCATTCTTGAAAATTGAAATCGGTGGTTAGTGCCTAGTGGAATTCGTTGGAAAGCGTGGAGGACTCACTGTTCAGGGGCCGGTAGCTGTTTTGTGTACAATTTAATCATCAGTTGCCCGTCcagctcagttggtagagcgcaAGGCTCTTAACCTTGTCTCTGTGGGTTCGAGCCCCACGGTGGGCgatatttttgttaattttttttcttaattaattttttgaAGTCATCTACTTGACCAAATAAATGGACAAGTCGAGCTCACTCAATGTCCGCAACAACAGATTCGACCAAGGGTGACAACATATAACTCACTTCTTTTCAAGTTTATATATAAACCTGGATCACCTCGCAGCATAACAACAGACAATTATCGATTTCATAGGCGGCAGAGTCCAAAATAATTGCGTAGCTTTAATTCTCTTCACCTGTATGAGGTTAACAAACTCCGTACATCCTCAAAACTTGATGGGATAACAATTACAGAGCCAACTCCAGATTTCTTGACTAAAACCACACTTCTAAAGAATAAGCTATAATAAACTATCAATATCATGTCCACACAGATAACGTTTTGATGCTAGTAAACCTCTAGATTGTAGTTTACAATCAGTATCTTAAGAGTTTCCATATATTACCTGAGACAAAGGGATCTTTGCCAAACATTGTGAGCCCAATTTACTTTAGGAAACTTATGCCTTATCTTTTCCACAGTAGAAGCAACAGAAAATCTCCCTTTTGGTCAAAAGCCCGTATTAGCTTCATCACCAGAAATTATAGGAAGCACATCACAAGGAATAAAATTCCTCAAAACAGATGGAATACACCGGTCACCATTTTGGATAAGATAACAAACCTTCAACTTTCGAAAGTTTTGCGGAACGAGATCAAAATCAGTTTCTTGAATCAATGCTTTTTCTGAAATCCAAACATCTCACCGGGCAGCTACTTTAGAACCGTTACCAACATCACTTGTCCGTGTCCGTTCTCCGCGGTCCTGAAACTGGAGTTAACATGTATCTGCAATGGGTCTAAAAGTGTCCTAGCACTTCCAAGTGGAAACAACAAGAATCCGTTTACATGTATCTGCAATACCTACATTATTCTGCACTTATTTATTCTCTTTGCTAATAGTATCCACTCTATTAGGCAACTACGAGCAGCTAAAATCTGCAATATCTCCTTAACAACTTGACAAAAGCTGGCGTTTGAGAATTAGAACTCATCGCCATCCACGTCAGCAATAGCCTTCTTCACCATATATGTCTCATACTATCCCTGTGAAACAAGAGCAagctctatgtcttcttagcttGGTAACGCTCATCAGTGAAGGTGACTAACTCAATGGGGAAAACGTAACAGTCATAATAACATACACAAAACCTGATGGGGCTCGTATCTGGGAACTAATAATAGTGTACAGTagcaaaaaagagaagaaaaaaatgaaaatcggAATTCACAGAagcaaaatcaaccatggaaatATAACCATTAACAGTGTATTGCTGTGGAAGCTAGACAGGAAATAAAACAAAAGGTTTACCTACATTACAAAGTGCATTTAAGGTTGTTACATACAGAACAATCATCCAAGAAATGGAATGAAAAATAATTTAATTAAAGAACTACCCATTTATAAAAGCATAAATAGCAGTAATTCAAAAAGATAGTTGCGTCATAGTTTCTAGATTTAACCTAACTTACTGAATCAGAACTGTTTCTGACTCGGAGTAATACAACTAGATAGAGAGCTTTAGGAAAGTACATCTGGATATGCAGTTGCATTCATGTTGAATATATATCTATAAGATAAGACATTAACTTGACTAGGCCTAAAAATACTAACGTTTAAGTCATAAAAATATATCTATTATGCCATTTCAGTGAGAGAATATGTCACCATATTTGTTAGTCCCCCCTAAATCAGTTCTTCATCCCACCTGATCGCCTTAAGTCCAGCAAAACGCTCTAAGGCTGGCCTTCCTCTATGCTTGGACAACCTCCTGCGTAACCATAGAATATATGAGTGGTCCATCATTGTTTATGATTTATGCTTCAAAAATTTGGGAAACATGAAACAGAAAATGAATATTtcttcaaaaatggtttacatGCACACAACAGAAATTGGATGTCCTTTAGCGGAATCTTTAAAATTTCTGTCTCCCTGACTTGAGTCAGACAACCAGTAAGGATTACCATTGTGAGTCTGCGACCACAAAATTCTCACCATAACGTTGTAAATCCACATCGCTTTTTCATTACTGTCCACATTGCAACGCAATGTAACAACATTCACAATGCAAAGCAATGAAACAACATTCCGATTCCAAACAAATTCTTGCATTCCACAATGAAAACTCAAGTGCAGTACTAACTTGAATACAATGAACTAGTAATGTATTTTGTGTGGCCAGTCAGGGAATTTCTTGATTCAACATAAATTTTCATACCTAAATTACATCTTCTGATACTAAGCAACA encodes:
- the LOC113353419 gene encoding uncharacterized protein LOC113353419 — encoded protein: MMSAAESAQPSVLNTPPSQRAVQQIQISEKKRKKMLLQKLINGFLFIYFLLLSLQIPLLNGQIILPTEFFPKFLVDLVSKYIQENNDYLMSEKPHFRVGLAWVELLLQWPLAIASVYGFLKKRSWVKKTCLAYGVSASTSLVAILSELIGSGKGSPKLVSVFYGPFMVFTILCILNGLDTTSLLSVNLTARPPMAARNKRV